CTCGGCCCCGGGCGGGGTGTACGAAGGTGGCCCAGTCGCCACGGACTCCGCCCTCGCGGTCGGTCTGCTCGGTGTCGACCCCGCCGACGAGCCGATCGCCTGGCGGCGGATGTTCGGACGCGTCGGCCTGATCGACCTCGACGCGCCGGCGACGGTCGTCGCGGATGCGCTCGTCGGGATGCGGATCTTCGCCGGATACGCGGGCTGGGGAGTCGGTCAGCTCGAATCGGAGATCGAGGAGGGCTCCTGGCTCGTACTCGCCGCTACCGACGCCGACATCTTGCACACGACGCCAGACACGCTGTGGCGTGACGTACTGCGACGCCAGGACGGCGAGCTGCGACTACTCTCGACGTACCCCGAGGACCCGACGCTGAACTGATGGCTGACCGGTGAGCAGGGTGCACTAAGAGATCGCGCGGATAGGTATCGCCGGGCTCACGGGCCTGGGACATCCCGACCGGCTGCGTTGTGGTCGCTCGCCGGAGAGACCAACTACTACTTCGCTCCCACGCCTTGCCGGATCGCGCGCCCAGACCCGCTCCCTTACCGTCGCCCCTATCCGCGCGACCTCTTACACTGAGCGCGTGGGTATCTCTTTGAGTCCGGGCACGAAGACCGTCGACGACGCGCGTACGAAGCCGACGACCGACGACGGTGACCATGAGCGGTTCTCGCATTACGTCGCGAAGCAGAAGCTCACCGACGCGATGGTCAACGGCACGCCGGTCGTCGCACTCTGCGGCAAGGTGTGGGTGCCGAGCCGTGACCCGCAGCGTTATCCGGTCTGCCCGGAGTGCAAGGAGATGTGGGACTCCTTCAAGCCCGGCGACGACGGCGACGACTCCAAGGACTGAGGGG
The sequence above is drawn from the Nocardioidaceae bacterium SCSIO 66511 genome and encodes:
- a CDS encoding YqgE/AlgH family protein, which translates into the protein MDDATSGGTEPLPDEGGSAGGGLTGQLLVATPALVDGHFRRSVVLVLDHDDDGALGVILNRRTEMNVDDVLPGWSGIVSAPGGVYEGGPVATDSALAVGLLGVDPADEPIAWRRMFGRVGLIDLDAPATVVADALVGMRIFAGYAGWGVGQLESEIEEGSWLVLAATDADILHTTPDTLWRDVLRRQDGELRLLSTYPEDPTLN
- a CDS encoding DUF3039 domain-containing protein: MGISLSPGTKTVDDARTKPTTDDGDHERFSHYVAKQKLTDAMVNGTPVVALCGKVWVPSRDPQRYPVCPECKEMWDSFKPGDDGDDSKD